A genomic stretch from Herpetosiphon gulosus includes:
- a CDS encoding DUF2809 domain-containing protein, whose protein sequence is MQVTQRRIIMLGVIVLGGILSRLVSTGFVVFDHYLGDALYAAMLFVLLLLFAPMRSRSTAALLAFVIVVLIEVFQLTGIPLQLRGADHGLLRLLAVLLGTTFNGWDIVSYAVGILVMFGFDWRVVSITKREV, encoded by the coding sequence ATGCAGGTTACACAACGACGCATCATCATGCTTGGCGTAATTGTGCTGGGTGGCATTCTATCGCGGCTCGTGTCCACGGGCTTCGTGGTGTTTGACCACTATCTTGGCGACGCGCTCTATGCCGCGATGCTGTTTGTACTGCTGTTGCTGTTCGCTCCGATGCGTTCCCGCTCCACGGCGGCGCTTCTCGCCTTCGTGATCGTGGTACTGATTGAGGTCTTTCAACTGACGGGCATTCCACTCCAGCTGCGCGGTGCTGACCATGGCCTGCTCCGACTTCTGGCGGTGCTGTTGGGAACGACCTTCAATGGTTGGGATATCGTCAGTTATGCGGTTGGCATTCTCGTCATGTTTGGGTTTGACTGGCGTGTGGTATCGATAACAAAGCGTGAAGTGTGA